From Rhododendron vialii isolate Sample 1 chromosome 10a, ASM3025357v1, the proteins below share one genomic window:
- the LOC131304023 gene encoding uncharacterized protein LOC131304023 isoform X2 gives MASKVPLRNLPSLFSLIRNPISRNLSTAETQPQKLERIADELLSLNKFERFDYSVLFRHKMGLNNYGPAVSGPSPAASSPLAGAGSADVKAAEKTAFDVKLEKFDAGAKIKIIKEVRSFTELGLKEAKDLVEKAPVVVKKGVAKEEADSIMEKLKGLGATVVLE, from the coding sequence ATGGCCTCAAAAGTCCCGCTCAGAAACCTACCgagtctcttctctctcatccgAAACCCTATCTCGCGCAACCTCTCTACAGCCGAGACCCAACCCCAGAAGCTGGAGCGAATAGCGGACGAGCTCCTCAGCCTCAACAAGTTTGAGAGATTCGATTACTCGGTCCTGTTCCGCCACAAGATGGGCCTCAACAACTATGGCCCGGCCGTATCGGGCCCATCGCCCGCGGCTTCGTCACCGTTAGCCGGGGCTGGATCGGCGGACGTGAAGGCGGCGGAGAAGACGGCGTTCGACGTGAAGCTGGAGAAGTTCGACGCGGGGGCGAAGATCAAGATCATAAAGGAGGTGAGGAGCTTTACGGAATTGGGATTGAAGGAGGCCAAGGATTTGGTCGAGAAGGCTCCGGTTGTGGTGAAGAAAGGGGTTGCCAAGGAAGAGGCGGATTCGATCATGGAGAAACTCAAGGGGTTGGGTGCCACTGTGGTGTTGGAATGA
- the LOC131304023 gene encoding uncharacterized protein LOC131304023 isoform X1 produces the protein MNYEVHSVKFLQNPIREQDNGLDLLKMASKVPLRNLPSLFSLIRNPISRNLSTAETQPQKLERIADELLSLNKFERFDYSVLFRHKMGLNNYGPAVSGPSPAASSPLAGAGSADVKAAEKTAFDVKLEKFDAGAKIKIIKEVRSFTELGLKEAKDLVEKAPVVVKKGVAKEEADSIMEKLKGLGATVVLE, from the exons ATGAACTATGAG GTACACTCAGTAAAATTCTTGCAAAACCCCATCAGAGAGCAAGACAACGGACTCGATCTCCTGAAAATGGCCTCAAAAGTCCCGCTCAGAAACCTACCgagtctcttctctctcatccgAAACCCTATCTCGCGCAACCTCTCTACAGCCGAGACCCAACCCCAGAAGCTGGAGCGAATAGCGGACGAGCTCCTCAGCCTCAACAAGTTTGAGAGATTCGATTACTCGGTCCTGTTCCGCCACAAGATGGGCCTCAACAACTATGGCCCGGCCGTATCGGGCCCATCGCCCGCGGCTTCGTCACCGTTAGCCGGGGCTGGATCGGCGGACGTGAAGGCGGCGGAGAAGACGGCGTTCGACGTGAAGCTGGAGAAGTTCGACGCGGGGGCGAAGATCAAGATCATAAAGGAGGTGAGGAGCTTTACGGAATTGGGATTGAAGGAGGCCAAGGATTTGGTCGAGAAGGCTCCGGTTGTGGTGAAGAAAGGGGTTGCCAAGGAAGAGGCGGATTCGATCATGGAGAAACTCAAGGGGTTGGGTGCCACTGTGGTGTTGGAATGA